The Acipenser ruthenus chromosome 25, fAciRut3.2 maternal haplotype, whole genome shotgun sequence genome has a window encoding:
- the LOC117414093 gene encoding sestrin-2 isoform X5 has product MKDANAECTLTSNNSVHYAADINVLITSGYLPRERCEGTRTRTRTRTRVQERGVQIPQALGQGPSFFIPVEEMVEEGVVQPILREAFVSLGRLDHVTMVMGLHTEYLACFLRTQHSLLRLDGPLPYPWRHFIAIMAVARHQCSYLVQLHTAEFLQVGGDPQWLGGLSCAPQKLRNLNELNKLLAHRPWLITKEHIENSLLLSQVLLKPGGEGCWSLAELIHAVVLLTHYHSLSSFVFGCGVNPEPDHEGGHAFRPPSPCPTDSPRGEGGGSVPRAEALCEALMTVPSPQAEALCEVEALMRKMKLLQEQEEEASQEEMAVRFEREKRESLLVTPTDDSKRLPLASVSRFVEDPDFGYEDFTRRGEQTPPTFRAQDYSWEDHGYSLMNRLYPDVGQLLDEKFQTVYNLTYNTMAMHSGVDTKMLRKAVWNYIHCVFGIRFDDYDYGDVNHLLERSLKVYIKTVACYPEKTSYSMYHAFWRHFRHSEKVHVNLLLLEARMQAALLYALRAITRYMT; this is encoded by the exons ATGAAAGATGCTAATGCTGAGTGTACCTTGACGAGCAACAACAGCGTCCATTACGCAGCCGACATCAATGTTTTAATAACAAGCGGCTATTTACCACGAGAGCGCTGCGAGGGGACACGGACACGGACACGGACACGGACACGGGTACAG GAGCGCGGTGTTCAGATCCCACAGGCGCTGGGGCAGGGACCCAGCTTCTTCATCCCCGTAGAGGAG ATGGTGGAGGAGGGCGTGGTGCAGCCGATCCTGAGGGAGGCCTTCGTGTCACTGGGCCGCCTCGATCACGTCACCATGGTGATGGGTCTGCACACTGAGTACCTTGCCTGCTTCCTGCGCACTCAGCACTCCCTGCTGCGGCTGGACGGGCCCCTGCCCTACCCCTGGAGACACTTCATAGCCATCATG GCCGTGGCCCGTCACCAGTGCTCCTACCTCGTCCAGCTGCACACCGCAGAGTTCCTGCAGGTAGGGGGGGACCCCCAGTGGCTAGGCGGACTCTCCTGTGCCCCCCAAAAGCTGCGGAACCTGAACGAGCTGAACAAGCTGCTGGCACACCGGCCCTGGCTCATCACCAAGGAGCACATCGAG aactctctcctcctctcccaggTGCTGTTGAAGCCGGGTGGTGAAGGCTGCTGGTCCCTGGCTGAGCTGATCCACGCTGTTGTCCTCCTTACTCACTATCACTCGCTGTCCTCCTTTGTGTTCGGCTGCGGAGTCAACCCTGAGCCTGACCACGAGGGGGGCCACGCCTTCCGACCACCGTCCCCCTGCCCGACCGACAGCCCCAGGGGTGAGGGTGGGGGCAGCGTGCCCAGG GCGGAGGCCCTGTGCGAGGCTCTCATGACTGTCCCTTCTCCCCAGGCGGAGGCCCTGTGTGAGGTGGAGGCTCTCATGAGGAAGATGAAGCTGCTgcaggagcaggaggaggaggcgaGCCAGGAGGAGATGGCAGTGCGCTtcgagagggagaagagagagagcctGCTGGTCACTCCTACTG ATGACAGCAAGAGGCTTCCCCTTGCCAGCGTGTCCCGCTTCGTGGAGGACCCTGATTTTGGGTATGAGGATTTCACACGCAGAGGGGAGCAGACGCCCCCTACCTTCCGAGCACAG GATTACTCGTGGGAGGATCACGGCTACTCCCTGATGAACCGGCTCTACCCAGACGTAGGGCAGCTCCTGGATGAGAAGTTCCAGACCGTCTACAACCTCACCTACAACACCATGGCTATGCACAGCGGGGTGGACACCAAAATGCTGCGCAAGGCCGTGTGGAACTACATCCACTGCGTCTTCGGAATCCG GTTTGACGATTATGATTATGGAGATGTGAATCATCTGCTGGAGCGCAGTCTGAAGGTGTACATTAAAACGGTGGCGTGCTACCCTGAGAAGACGAGCTACAGCATGTACCATGCGTTCTGGAGACACTTCCGGCACTCAGAGAAG GTCCATGTGAACTTACTGCTCCTGGAAGCCAGAATGCAGGCAGCCTTGCTGTACGCACTGCGAGCGATCACACGCTACATGACATGA
- the LOC117414093 gene encoding sestrin-2 isoform X6, protein MKDANAECTLTSNNSVHYAADINVLITSGYLPRERCEGTRTRTRTRTRERGVQIPQALGQGPSFFIPVEEMVEEGVVQPILREAFVSLGRLDHVTMVMGLHTEYLACFLRTQHSLLRLDGPLPYPWRHFIAIMAVARHQCSYLVQLHTAEFLQVGGDPQWLGGLSCAPQKLRNLNELNKLLAHRPWLITKEHIENSLLLSQVLLKPGGEGCWSLAELIHAVVLLTHYHSLSSFVFGCGVNPEPDHEGGHAFRPPSPCPTDSPRGEGGGSVPRAEALCEALMTVPSPQAEALCEVEALMRKMKLLQEQEEEASQEEMAVRFEREKRESLLVTPTDDSKRLPLASVSRFVEDPDFGYEDFTRRGEQTPPTFRAQDYSWEDHGYSLMNRLYPDVGQLLDEKFQTVYNLTYNTMAMHSGVDTKMLRKAVWNYIHCVFGIRFDDYDYGDVNHLLERSLKVYIKTVACYPEKTSYSMYHAFWRHFRHSEKVHVNLLLLEARMQAALLYALRAITRYMT, encoded by the exons ATGAAAGATGCTAATGCTGAGTGTACCTTGACGAGCAACAACAGCGTCCATTACGCAGCCGACATCAATGTTTTAATAACAAGCGGCTATTTACCACGAGAGCGCTGCGAGGGGACACGGACACGGACACGGACACGGACACGG GAGCGCGGTGTTCAGATCCCACAGGCGCTGGGGCAGGGACCCAGCTTCTTCATCCCCGTAGAGGAG ATGGTGGAGGAGGGCGTGGTGCAGCCGATCCTGAGGGAGGCCTTCGTGTCACTGGGCCGCCTCGATCACGTCACCATGGTGATGGGTCTGCACACTGAGTACCTTGCCTGCTTCCTGCGCACTCAGCACTCCCTGCTGCGGCTGGACGGGCCCCTGCCCTACCCCTGGAGACACTTCATAGCCATCATG GCCGTGGCCCGTCACCAGTGCTCCTACCTCGTCCAGCTGCACACCGCAGAGTTCCTGCAGGTAGGGGGGGACCCCCAGTGGCTAGGCGGACTCTCCTGTGCCCCCCAAAAGCTGCGGAACCTGAACGAGCTGAACAAGCTGCTGGCACACCGGCCCTGGCTCATCACCAAGGAGCACATCGAG aactctctcctcctctcccaggTGCTGTTGAAGCCGGGTGGTGAAGGCTGCTGGTCCCTGGCTGAGCTGATCCACGCTGTTGTCCTCCTTACTCACTATCACTCGCTGTCCTCCTTTGTGTTCGGCTGCGGAGTCAACCCTGAGCCTGACCACGAGGGGGGCCACGCCTTCCGACCACCGTCCCCCTGCCCGACCGACAGCCCCAGGGGTGAGGGTGGGGGCAGCGTGCCCAGG GCGGAGGCCCTGTGCGAGGCTCTCATGACTGTCCCTTCTCCCCAGGCGGAGGCCCTGTGTGAGGTGGAGGCTCTCATGAGGAAGATGAAGCTGCTgcaggagcaggaggaggaggcgaGCCAGGAGGAGATGGCAGTGCGCTtcgagagggagaagagagagagcctGCTGGTCACTCCTACTG ATGACAGCAAGAGGCTTCCCCTTGCCAGCGTGTCCCGCTTCGTGGAGGACCCTGATTTTGGGTATGAGGATTTCACACGCAGAGGGGAGCAGACGCCCCCTACCTTCCGAGCACAG GATTACTCGTGGGAGGATCACGGCTACTCCCTGATGAACCGGCTCTACCCAGACGTAGGGCAGCTCCTGGATGAGAAGTTCCAGACCGTCTACAACCTCACCTACAACACCATGGCTATGCACAGCGGGGTGGACACCAAAATGCTGCGCAAGGCCGTGTGGAACTACATCCACTGCGTCTTCGGAATCCG GTTTGACGATTATGATTATGGAGATGTGAATCATCTGCTGGAGCGCAGTCTGAAGGTGTACATTAAAACGGTGGCGTGCTACCCTGAGAAGACGAGCTACAGCATGTACCATGCGTTCTGGAGACACTTCCGGCACTCAGAGAAG GTCCATGTGAACTTACTGCTCCTGGAAGCCAGAATGCAGGCAGCCTTGCTGTACGCACTGCGAGCGATCACACGCTACATGACATGA
- the LOC117414093 gene encoding sestrin-1 isoform X7, which translates to MKERGVQIPQALGQGPSFFIPVEEMVEEGVVQPILREAFVSLGRLDHVTMVMGLHTEYLACFLRTQHSLLRLDGPLPYPWRHFIAIMAVARHQCSYLVQLHTAEFLQVGGDPQWLGGLSCAPQKLRNLNELNKLLAHRPWLITKEHIENSLLLSQVLLKPGGEGCWSLAELIHAVVLLTHYHSLSSFVFGCGVNPEPDHEGGHAFRPPSPCPTDSPRGEGGGSVPRAEALCEALMTVPSPQAEALCEVEALMRKMKLLQEQEEEASQEEMAVRFEREKRESLLVTPTDDSKRLPLASVSRFVEDPDFGYEDFTRRGEQTPPTFRAQDYSWEDHGYSLMNRLYPDVGQLLDEKFQTVYNLTYNTMAMHSGVDTKMLRKAVWNYIHCVFGIRFDDYDYGDVNHLLERSLKVYIKTVACYPEKTSYSMYHAFWRHFRHSEKVHVNLLLLEARMQAALLYALRAITRYMT; encoded by the exons ATGaag GAGCGCGGTGTTCAGATCCCACAGGCGCTGGGGCAGGGACCCAGCTTCTTCATCCCCGTAGAGGAG ATGGTGGAGGAGGGCGTGGTGCAGCCGATCCTGAGGGAGGCCTTCGTGTCACTGGGCCGCCTCGATCACGTCACCATGGTGATGGGTCTGCACACTGAGTACCTTGCCTGCTTCCTGCGCACTCAGCACTCCCTGCTGCGGCTGGACGGGCCCCTGCCCTACCCCTGGAGACACTTCATAGCCATCATG GCCGTGGCCCGTCACCAGTGCTCCTACCTCGTCCAGCTGCACACCGCAGAGTTCCTGCAGGTAGGGGGGGACCCCCAGTGGCTAGGCGGACTCTCCTGTGCCCCCCAAAAGCTGCGGAACCTGAACGAGCTGAACAAGCTGCTGGCACACCGGCCCTGGCTCATCACCAAGGAGCACATCGAG aactctctcctcctctcccaggTGCTGTTGAAGCCGGGTGGTGAAGGCTGCTGGTCCCTGGCTGAGCTGATCCACGCTGTTGTCCTCCTTACTCACTATCACTCGCTGTCCTCCTTTGTGTTCGGCTGCGGAGTCAACCCTGAGCCTGACCACGAGGGGGGCCACGCCTTCCGACCACCGTCCCCCTGCCCGACCGACAGCCCCAGGGGTGAGGGTGGGGGCAGCGTGCCCAGG GCGGAGGCCCTGTGCGAGGCTCTCATGACTGTCCCTTCTCCCCAGGCGGAGGCCCTGTGTGAGGTGGAGGCTCTCATGAGGAAGATGAAGCTGCTgcaggagcaggaggaggaggcgaGCCAGGAGGAGATGGCAGTGCGCTtcgagagggagaagagagagagcctGCTGGTCACTCCTACTG ATGACAGCAAGAGGCTTCCCCTTGCCAGCGTGTCCCGCTTCGTGGAGGACCCTGATTTTGGGTATGAGGATTTCACACGCAGAGGGGAGCAGACGCCCCCTACCTTCCGAGCACAG GATTACTCGTGGGAGGATCACGGCTACTCCCTGATGAACCGGCTCTACCCAGACGTAGGGCAGCTCCTGGATGAGAAGTTCCAGACCGTCTACAACCTCACCTACAACACCATGGCTATGCACAGCGGGGTGGACACCAAAATGCTGCGCAAGGCCGTGTGGAACTACATCCACTGCGTCTTCGGAATCCG GTTTGACGATTATGATTATGGAGATGTGAATCATCTGCTGGAGCGCAGTCTGAAGGTGTACATTAAAACGGTGGCGTGCTACCCTGAGAAGACGAGCTACAGCATGTACCATGCGTTCTGGAGACACTTCCGGCACTCAGAGAAG GTCCATGTGAACTTACTGCTCCTGGAAGCCAGAATGCAGGCAGCCTTGCTGTACGCACTGCGAGCGATCACACGCTACATGACATGA